The following nucleotide sequence is from Herpetosiphonaceae bacterium.
AGGTTGCCCGTCTGTTTTTCAAGCTTGGCTGGATCGCGTTTGGCGGCCCGGCGGCGCACATCGCGCTAATGCGCGAGGAGGTTGTCCGGCGGCGGCGCTGGCTCGACGATCAGCATTTTCTGGATCTGCTGGGCGCGACCAACCTGATCCCCGGCCCGAACTCGACCGAGCTGGCGATCCATCTGGGCTACGCGCGAGCGGGCTGGCGCGGCCTGATCGTCGCCGGTACGCTCTTTATTCTGCCAGCAATGACGATCGTGCTGGCGCTGGCCTGGGCCTACCAGCGCTTCGGCGAGCTGCCTGAGGCGACCGCGCTGCTGTACGGCGTCAAGCCGGTGATTCTGGCGGTGGTGCTCCAGGCCCTCTGGACGCTGGGCCGGACAGCGGTGAAGGATGTGTGGCTGGCGGCGATCGGCGCGGGCGCGCTGGCGCTGTATCTGCTTGGCATCAACGAGATCGGGATCTTGCTGCTTGCCGGGGCGCTCGTCGGGCTGCTGCGGCTGCGACGTTACGGGGGCGGCGCGCAGGCAGCGCTGCTGATGCTGCCCAACGCGGCGCTGCTGATTGCTAGCGGGCAATCGCCGGTGCCGGTCAGCCTGTGGCGCTTGTTTCTGATCTTTCTCAAGATCGGCTCGGTGCTGTATGGCAGCGGCTACGTGCTGCTGGCGTTCTTGCGCTCCGATCTGGTGCTGAATACGCGATGGCTGACCGATCAGCAACTTCTGGACGCGGTCGCCATCGGGCAGTTCACGCCGGGGCCGGTCTTTACCACGGCGACCTTTATCGGCTACCTGATCGGCGGCTGGGCGGGCGCGATCCTGGCGACGATCGGCATCTTTCTGCCGTCGTTTATCTTTGTAGCGATCACCAATCCGTGGGTGCCGCGTCTGCGGCGCTCGCCGTGGGCCAGCGCGCTGCTCGACGGCGTGAACGTCGCCTCCCTCGGATTGATGGCGGGAGTCACGCTGCAACTGGGACAGACCGCGCTGGTGGATCTGCTGACCGCGCTGCTGTGCCTGATCGCGGGCGTGCTGCTGATCCGCTACAAAGTCAACTCGGTCTGGCTGGTGCTTGGCGGCGGGATCGTCGGGCTGATCGCGCGCTGGCTGGGGTGGTAGGGGCGTGGGCAGAGGATGGGGAACTTGAACCCTTGAACGTTGAACTCGAAACTCCTGATCCCCGACCCCCGACCGGCTCGTCGATTCCGCGCTATGAGGCGGCTGAGCGAGCAGGACTTTCGCTCTTGATGCGTCGGCGAGCAGCGGGCGCGGGCGTGCGCATGACATCGATCAGCAGCGCCAGGACGATGCCGATCAACGCCCCGGCTACGCCCCCGACGAGCGTGTTGAGCGTCGTTTGGGGCGACGACGGACCCAATGGCGTCAGGGCACGGCCTGCAAGCTGCACTTCCGAGTGCTGATCGGTGTAGAGCGCCTTGACGTAATTGACGTAGGTGGTAGCCCAGGCATCGGCGAGCGCTCTGGCCTGCTCCGGCGAGGCTGCCGAGGCCGAGATTTTGAGCAGATCGCCGTCCGCTCGCACGCTGATGTAGCGCGTGAGGGTGCCGGGCTGATAGCCGCCGGGCACAAGCTGCTTCAGCACGTCGGGCTGGATCTGCGCTTCGATCGCGTCGCTTTGGGCCAGCGCGAGCAGACCTTGCCGCCGGGCGGTAATGTCGATCGTCTCGATCCTGACGATTGGCTCGTTCACGCCCACCTGTGATCCGGTCTGGCGAATAAAGAGCAGGACCGACGATGTAGCGGTGTATGTTTTCGGGAGCGACATCGATACGCCAGCGACGATCACGGCGACCAGCAGCGCTCCGATGACGACCCAATACCAGCGTCGAGCAACAGCAAGCATATAAGGACGAAGATCGACATCGTCGTAATCTTGCATCGTGTTTCCTTTTGTGTCCGGTGAGGCGGTCGAACGGCGTCATGCGCCGCCAGGCCGGGGGTGTGGGAC
It contains:
- the chrA gene encoding chromate efflux transporter, translating into MWRHVAFAVPGEPEHGYRTSIPRRDESMMNDTNARPTAPDALPEVARLFFKLGWIAFGGPAAHIALMREEVVRRRRWLDDQHFLDLLGATNLIPGPNSTELAIHLGYARAGWRGLIVAGTLFILPAMTIVLALAWAYQRFGELPEATALLYGVKPVILAVVLQALWTLGRTAVKDVWLAAIGAGALALYLLGINEIGILLLAGALVGLLRLRRYGGGAQAALLMLPNAALLIASGQSPVPVSLWRLFLIFLKIGSVLYGSGYVLLAFLRSDLVLNTRWLTDQQLLDAVAIGQFTPGPVFTTATFIGYLIGGWAGAILATIGIFLPSFIFVAITNPWVPRLRRSPWASALLDGVNVASLGLMAGVTLQLGQTALVDLLTALLCLIAGVLLIRYKVNSVWLVLGGGIVGLIARWLGW